In Aliiglaciecola sp. LCG003, a genomic segment contains:
- the secG gene encoding preprotein translocase subunit SecG, with protein MTYFYEILIVVYLVVALMLIGMVLIQQGKGADMGASFGGGGSNTVFGSTGSGNFMTRTTAVLATLFFVISLILGNQTADKEKDIDELELLGVPGIEQPVSDIPAADKQQPKSDIPN; from the coding sequence ATGACGTATTTTTACGAAATTTTGATAGTAGTTTACCTAGTTGTTGCACTTATGTTGATTGGTATGGTGTTGATCCAGCAAGGTAAGGGTGCTGATATGGGCGCTTCTTTTGGCGGTGGAGGCTCAAATACAGTCTTCGGTTCCACTGGGTCGGGCAACTTTATGACTCGAACTACTGCAGTGCTTGCCACTTTGTTTTTTGTGATCAGTCTGATTTTGGGTAACCAAACAGCGGATAAAGAAAAAGACATCGATGAACTTGAATTGTTAGGCGTGCCAGGAATCGAACAGCCGGTATCTGATATTCCGGCAGCCGATAAGCAACAGCCAAAAAGCGATATCCCTAACTAA
- the ftsH gene encoding ATP-dependent zinc metalloprotease FtsH has protein sequence MSDMAKNLILWLVIAVVLMSVFNSFSPGESKKAQTDYTTFMRNVDQKSVREVTINRSTGEITGVTTNNEPFSTYIPYPDDELVNVLLNNGVVLRGEPPEQQSFLSQIFISWFPMLLLIGVWIFFMRQMQGGGGRGAMSFGKSKARLLGEDQIKTTFADVAGCDEAKEDVSELVDFLRDPTKFQKLGGKIPKGVLMVGPPGTGKTLLAKAIAGEAKVPFFTISGSDFVEMFVGVGASRVRDMFEQAKKSAPCIIFIDEIDAVGRQRGAGLGGGHDEREQTLNQMLVEMDGFEGHEGIIVIAATNRPDVLDPALLRPGRFDRQVVVGLPDIRGREQILKVHMRKVPISDNVEPSLIARGTPGFSGADLANLVNEAALFAARSDKRTVSMEEFDKAKDKIMMGAERKSMVMSEEEKTNTAYHEAGHAIVGRMVPEHDPVYKVSIIPRGRALGVTMYLPEQDKYSHSKQHLESMISSLFGGRIAEALTLGEDGVTTGASNDIERATDIARKMVTQWGLSTKMGPMLYSEEEGEVFLGRSMSKAKNMSDDTARAIDAEIKAIIDRNYERAEHILKDNLDILDAMKDALMKYETIDAKQIDDLMARQPVRQPADWETRDSNSNDKPTGGASVKVEPDEPVSPPTVGKPGDLPH, from the coding sequence TTGAGCGATATGGCAAAAAATCTAATCTTATGGTTGGTCATCGCAGTAGTGTTGATGTCCGTGTTTAATAGTTTTTCTCCGGGAGAATCGAAAAAGGCACAGACCGACTACACCACTTTCATGCGTAATGTAGATCAAAAGTCAGTGCGAGAAGTCACTATCAACCGCAGTACGGGTGAGATTACTGGTGTAACAACTAATAACGAACCTTTTTCTACCTACATTCCTTATCCTGATGATGAACTGGTAAACGTGCTTCTAAATAATGGTGTTGTGTTAAGAGGCGAGCCCCCTGAACAGCAATCGTTTTTGTCGCAAATTTTCATTTCCTGGTTCCCCATGTTGTTGCTGATTGGTGTGTGGATTTTCTTCATGCGTCAGATGCAAGGTGGCGGTGGTCGTGGAGCCATGTCATTTGGTAAAAGTAAGGCGCGCCTGTTAGGCGAAGACCAAATTAAAACAACCTTTGCTGATGTGGCAGGTTGTGATGAAGCAAAAGAAGATGTTTCTGAATTGGTAGACTTTTTACGAGACCCGACTAAATTTCAAAAGTTAGGTGGTAAGATCCCCAAAGGCGTATTGATGGTTGGTCCTCCTGGGACGGGTAAAACATTGCTTGCTAAGGCTATTGCCGGAGAAGCAAAAGTACCATTCTTCACCATTTCAGGCTCTGATTTCGTTGAAATGTTCGTCGGTGTAGGCGCATCTCGTGTGCGCGACATGTTTGAGCAAGCGAAGAAGTCGGCACCTTGTATTATCTTTATTGATGAAATAGATGCTGTTGGTCGCCAACGTGGCGCTGGTTTAGGTGGTGGTCATGACGAGCGTGAACAGACGTTAAACCAAATGTTGGTTGAAATGGATGGTTTCGAAGGTCATGAAGGTATCATAGTGATCGCAGCGACTAACCGTCCTGACGTGCTTGACCCAGCCTTATTGCGTCCGGGTCGTTTTGACCGTCAAGTTGTTGTTGGTTTGCCGGATATCCGTGGCCGTGAGCAGATCCTTAAAGTACACATGCGTAAAGTGCCAATTTCCGACAACGTTGAGCCATCTCTTATTGCCCGTGGTACACCAGGATTCTCTGGAGCAGATTTAGCTAACTTGGTCAATGAAGCGGCATTGTTTGCTGCCAGATCCGACAAGCGTACTGTGTCGATGGAAGAGTTTGATAAAGCCAAAGATAAAATCATGATGGGTGCTGAGCGCAAATCTATGGTGATGTCTGAAGAAGAAAAAACTAATACGGCGTACCATGAAGCGGGTCACGCTATTGTTGGCCGAATGGTGCCAGAGCACGACCCGGTTTATAAAGTGTCGATCATTCCTAGGGGACGAGCGCTAGGGGTAACCATGTATTTGCCAGAGCAGGATAAATACAGTCATAGTAAACAGCATCTTGAAAGTATGATTTCCAGTTTGTTTGGTGGTCGTATTGCCGAAGCGCTGACTCTAGGTGAAGATGGTGTTACTACAGGCGCATCTAATGACATTGAGCGGGCAACAGACATCGCCCGTAAAATGGTTACCCAGTGGGGCTTGTCGACCAAAATGGGTCCAATGCTATATTCTGAAGAAGAAGGGGAAGTATTTTTAGGCCGCAGTATGTCCAAAGCTAAGAATATGTCAGATGATACCGCTCGGGCGATAGATGCTGAAATTAAAGCTATCATTGACCGTAACTATGAACGTGCTGAACATATTCTAAAAGATAATTTGGATATTTTGGACGCAATGAAAGATGCGTTGATGAAATATGAAACTATTGACGCCAAACAAATTGATGATCTAATGGCTCGTCAGCCTGTTCGTCAGCCAGCAGATTGGGAAACTCGTGATTCAAACTCTAACGATAAACCAACCGGTGGCGCATCAGTTAAAGTTGAACCAGATGAGCCAGTCAGCCCTCCAACAGTTGGCAAGCCAGGCGATTTACCACATTAA
- the folP gene encoding dihydropteroate synthase, producing MYFKAKFLDLTSPKVMGILNVTPDSFSDGGQFNSFDNAMYQAEKMIQDGADFIDVGGESTRPGAAAVSLDLELERTIPIVEALHQRFDSVISIDTNKAAVMLEAVKAGAGLINDVCALQEEGALHAAYISGAAVCLMHMQGQPRTMQQTPQYSDVVTEVSSFLQVRAKACIEQGIDKDIILIDPGFGFGKTLQHNYQLLDKLEQLQALAFPMLIGMSRKSMIGDILNKAVEDRLSGSIAAATIALLKGARILRVHDVKETVDAVKIVSALSA from the coding sequence ATGTATTTCAAAGCTAAATTCCTCGATTTGACCTCACCAAAGGTGATGGGCATTTTGAATGTCACTCCGGATTCTTTTTCAGATGGGGGTCAGTTCAATTCTTTTGATAATGCCATGTACCAAGCTGAAAAAATGATCCAGGACGGTGCTGATTTTATTGATGTAGGGGGCGAGTCAACCCGGCCTGGCGCAGCCGCAGTTTCATTGGATTTAGAGCTTGAACGCACTATTCCCATTGTTGAAGCACTCCATCAACGCTTTGATAGCGTTATCTCCATTGATACCAACAAAGCAGCGGTTATGCTCGAAGCGGTCAAAGCCGGCGCAGGACTGATAAACGATGTCTGTGCGCTACAAGAAGAGGGCGCGTTGCATGCTGCTTACATCAGCGGAGCTGCGGTTTGCTTAATGCACATGCAAGGTCAACCGAGAACTATGCAGCAGACGCCTCAATATTCAGATGTGGTCACCGAGGTGAGTTCGTTTTTACAGGTTAGAGCAAAGGCCTGTATAGAGCAGGGCATAGATAAAGATATAATATTGATAGATCCTGGGTTTGGCTTTGGTAAAACCTTGCAGCATAATTATCAATTGCTTGATAAGCTAGAGCAATTGCAGGCTTTAGCATTTCCCATGTTAATCGGTATGTCACGCAAATCGATGATTGGTGACATATTAAATAAAGCTGTTGAAGATAGATTGTCTGGCAGCATAGCTGCAGCAACTATTGCGTTATTAAAAGGTGCACGAATTTTACGTGTACATGATGTTAAAGAAACCGTTGACGCAGTGAAAATTGTTTCAGCACTGAGTGCTTAG
- the glmM gene encoding phosphoglucosamine mutase, whose amino-acid sequence MSSRKYFGTDGIRGKVGESVINPEFVTKLGWAAGKVLAGQGTNKVMIGKDTRISGYMLESCLEAGLSAAGINIGLLGPMPTPAIAYLTKTFRSEAGIVISASHNPFYDNGIKFFSADGYKLDDDIELAIEAEMEKPMVCVASDKLGKAYRIEDAAGRYIEFCKGTFPSELSLKSLKIVVDCAHGATYHIAPNVLSELGAEVIEIGTKPDGLNINHQVGATAMKAVREAVLEHQADLGFALDGDGDRIMMVDHKGNIVDGDQLIYIIARDSLKSGRLNGGVVGTLMSNLGLEIALNKLGVAFLRSKVGDRYVMEMLLERGWAIGGENSGHVLNLNVTSTGDGIVAGLQVLTAMLRADMSLFELCQGMDMYPQTLINVRFTEGADPIEHPEVKAAVVEAEKQLGKTGRVLLRKSGTEPLIRVMVEAENNEDSTKWAEYIADVVRKLTK is encoded by the coding sequence GTGAGCTCAAGAAAATATTTTGGTACTGACGGCATCCGTGGAAAAGTGGGTGAAAGCGTGATTAATCCCGAATTCGTCACTAAACTCGGTTGGGCTGCAGGCAAGGTACTTGCTGGTCAAGGTACCAATAAAGTGATGATTGGCAAAGATACTCGTATATCAGGCTATATGCTTGAATCTTGCTTGGAAGCTGGGTTGTCGGCTGCCGGTATCAATATTGGTTTACTAGGCCCTATGCCAACACCTGCCATTGCGTATTTAACCAAAACCTTCCGTTCTGAAGCCGGAATCGTGATCAGCGCATCACACAATCCATTCTACGACAACGGAATCAAATTTTTCTCTGCTGATGGTTATAAACTAGATGATGACATCGAATTGGCTATAGAAGCTGAGATGGAAAAACCTATGGTCTGTGTCGCATCCGATAAACTTGGTAAAGCCTACCGAATTGAAGACGCTGCCGGTCGCTATATTGAGTTTTGTAAAGGTACCTTCCCATCAGAGCTATCGCTAAAAAGTCTGAAAATTGTAGTGGATTGTGCTCATGGTGCGACCTACCACATCGCACCTAATGTTTTGTCTGAACTGGGTGCCGAAGTCATTGAAATTGGTACTAAGCCAGACGGTTTGAATATCAACCATCAAGTGGGTGCTACGGCGATGAAAGCCGTCCGTGAGGCTGTTTTAGAGCATCAAGCCGATTTAGGTTTTGCCCTTGATGGTGATGGTGATCGCATCATGATGGTTGATCACAAAGGCAATATTGTCGATGGTGATCAACTGATTTATATCATTGCTCGCGATTCACTCAAATCAGGTCGCCTGAATGGTGGTGTGGTAGGTACACTAATGAGTAATCTTGGTCTTGAAATTGCCTTGAATAAACTCGGTGTGGCCTTTTTACGCAGTAAAGTGGGTGATCGCTATGTAATGGAAATGCTGCTAGAGCGTGGTTGGGCTATCGGTGGCGAAAATTCGGGCCACGTACTGAATCTAAATGTAACGTCTACCGGTGATGGCATAGTGGCTGGTTTGCAAGTTCTTACCGCAATGTTGCGGGCGGATATGTCTTTGTTTGAGCTGTGTCAGGGTATGGACATGTATCCTCAAACATTAATTAATGTGCGCTTTACTGAAGGTGCAGATCCTATAGAGCATCCTGAAGTAAAAGCCGCTGTGGTTGAGGCTGAAAAACAGCTCGGAAAAACAGGTCGAGTGTTGTTACGTAAAAGCGGAACCGAACCCTTGATTAGGGTCATGGTTGAAGCTGAAAATAATGAAGATTCAACTAAATGGGCAGAATATATTGCCGATGTCGTGCGTAAATTAACCAAGTAG
- the tpiA gene encoding triose-phosphate isomerase yields MQNNRRPLVAGNWKMNGSLELAAELQQTFQQASLQNIDVLVCPPFPYLQGFDVSVSALGGQNLSQYNSGAHTGEVSAQMLKSVGCSYVLVGHSERRSDNAESNELVASKVKVALEQGLTPVLCVGEAEDIRDSGEFFDFIAAQLDAVLNLVGIAEFAHIVVAYEPVWAIGTGKTASPEQAQEVHAFIRGYLANLDSEVASKLRILYGGSVKAVNAKELFSQPDVDGGLIGGASLDPQEFLNICLAAKG; encoded by the coding sequence GTGCAGAATAATCGTCGTCCTCTGGTAGCAGGGAATTGGAAGATGAACGGCAGTCTTGAACTGGCCGCAGAACTCCAGCAAACGTTTCAACAAGCGTCACTGCAAAATATTGATGTGTTAGTCTGTCCACCTTTTCCTTATCTACAAGGGTTTGATGTAAGCGTTTCTGCCTTAGGTGGTCAAAACCTTAGTCAGTATAACTCTGGCGCGCATACTGGTGAAGTATCTGCACAGATGCTTAAATCGGTTGGGTGCAGTTATGTGCTAGTTGGACATTCTGAACGCCGTAGTGATAACGCAGAAAGCAATGAGTTAGTCGCTTCTAAAGTTAAAGTAGCACTTGAACAAGGCTTAACCCCTGTTTTATGTGTTGGTGAGGCAGAAGATATTCGAGATAGCGGTGAGTTTTTTGATTTTATCGCGGCGCAACTCGATGCGGTGTTAAACCTAGTTGGAATTGCTGAGTTTGCCCACATAGTAGTAGCTTACGAACCCGTTTGGGCTATAGGTACTGGAAAAACAGCCAGTCCAGAACAAGCACAAGAAGTTCACGCATTTATCCGTGGATATTTAGCTAATTTAGATAGCGAAGTCGCTAGCAAACTCCGTATACTATACGGCGGTAGCGTGAAAGCGGTTAATGCAAAAGAATTATTTTCACAACCTGACGTTGATGGTGGGTTGATAGGTGGAGCCAGTTTGGATCCGCAAGAATTTTTAAATATTTGCTTAGCAGCAAAGGGTTAG